Part of the Besnoitia besnoiti strain Bb-Ger1 chromosome Unknown contig00015, whole genome shotgun sequence genome is shown below.
tctccggcgtcatcttcgccgcctcctggtCGTTCCTCTTCAGAAATCGTCTTGGGCTATGACTCGGAGCACGACCCCCTAACTctggcggcgagaggcggtcTTCCGCCAGGGCTGTCTCtgttcgcctcgctggcgccgcgtccgccgctggCTCTAATTCAGCTCGCGAGCCCGTCAGTGGCTTGCATCTGGCAGCTCGGCGCGCTGGGGGGCTTGCCGCGCGGGCTGcggtcgctgctgcttcgcagCGACGTCCGCAAAGTCACCCAGGGCGCGGTCGGTGAAGTGGaagctctgcagcgcgagttCGGGCTCGCCCCGAAGAActtcctctgtctgcacgccgcggccgttGCGCTCGGCTGCGCGACCAACAGCCGCTCTCTCCAGGCGCTCACGGGCGTCTTTCTGCGGAAATTCCTCGATAAAACGCATCAACTGAGCACCTGGAGCCAAGACACGCTCACCCCCGAGCAGTGTGCATACGCCGCCACAGACGCCTATGTGTCGCGGCAGATTCTCTTCGCGATGCGCGAGAGAGTCACGCAGAGGGACGTGATGAATCTcgtcgaggcgcaggcgacggtgCAGGCCAGAGCGGAGCCGAAGCCGCCAAGCCGACCGGAACCCGCCTCCCAAAATTCGGACGCGGGGCTGGACGGCGACCTTCATCACAGCGCGGCAGCTAGCGCGGATGCGCGAGGCATGCAGCACGACAGTGGGGGGATGAGCTCTGTCTCGCAGGCGACTGCGCAGGCGGTGGAAGCCGGGAACAGGCGATCCTCCAGCGCtaaagcggaggcgagcgcggagcgcgcacgcgaggcggaggaggcaccCGGGGACGCAGCGCTCACGCCGAGTCATTTACGAGGTTTTAgacacgcagaaaacgaagatGTGTTCATTGCGACGGTGTCTCGACAAGAGTCCAAAGCGAgcccagcggcgcgacgcgcgtccGCCCATCGCGCGACGGATGCCTCAGcccccgccgacgccgatGCAAGCAGCGCAAAAGGCGATGCAGCCGTAGAAGGCGGCAGGCCAGCGGCGGGGGCGTGGATAGCCACAGAGGTTCGGAGGCAGGCGTGGAGGGAGCTGAAGGACCTCTGCATGgagcgcggctggcggctggAGTGTGAGCGGCTCGAGAGTTGCCGAAAAGGCTTCAAAAGCGTGTTTTCTGTCAACTGCAGCCTTGACGGTGTATATAGCGCGAAAAGCCTCGAGGGGCACGCGAATCTGCGAGATGCGCAGAACGACGCCGCGACACAGAtgctctctctccttgcGCCTCTGTGCAAAAAACCCAGTTTACTCTAGGCGTATCTGCTCTTTGTTTCTCGGTGCGTGAACAACCTCGAATCCTACTTTCAACTCCTCAGCGCTGCGCAAACGCGCATGGCTACGACTGCCAGAGCGTCTGTGCTCCCGGTTTCGTTGATACAGGTATCCAGGAGACGCCCATCTAAATGCAGCCACGAGAGCCTCTGTTCCGCGTTTGACGCCCATTTCAAGGAGTGCAGTAGAGGCCTCGGAATCGAGAGACGACACACTGCCTTTTGAGGAGCCTTGTTCTAGCCGTCGGCGTTCCTGTACGAAGTATTGCGTACACCGTAAATGAATACCGCTCAGCGTGCCGATGCTCCGCGGAGTCACACACATCATCCACTCGCTTGAATGCCGTAAGTGTAGAGCGGATTGAGACAGATTCTCTGCTTGATGGTAAAAGATCACACGGGTGCTTCACTTTTCTCTTTGAAGCCTGGTAGAGGGTAAAGGGTCATGTGAGGGCTACACTGGTCGGCGTTGTTCGACGACCACCGCTCTACCACTTAGTCAACTTAGTGCAGATCCGAGGTACGGATGAACAGTATAGGGAAAACACCCTAGCTCTGTGTCTGGTCGCCTCTCCATGCAGAcggggaggacgcggaaaacGCCGTTTGCAGACGGGAACGGGCGACTGTGACTTCAATCGACACATAAGCTGACGTATTTTGGCATGAGCCAAAGGTGATTGACCGCTTACTGTGGTACATCGAGTCGGACTGTGCGCGGTAAAAACTCGCAGCAAATTGTTGTAAGGCGCCGCTGACTCCGCGTGTGCGCTCCAGCAGTCTGAGGTGTCCTGCTACGGAAATAAGCCATTCTTCTACAGCAGCCGTTCCCGTGATATTCATACGGCCTAATCAAGGTATTGGTGATGACTTACGCTCCATCAAATTCGCAGCCGCCTTGCGTTTTGgtcgctcctcgcgcaggcaTATATCTGGACTCGTGTGGCGCTGTATCTGGTAGATGGCGCCGCACAGTCTCTAGGCCGTATAATAGTTTGTTTAGTATGCAAGTGGTATAGGAGTATAGAGATACTGGGTGTCTATTCGTTttgcgaagcgcgagagacgccgcggcagtcTTTGGCGACCGTCGCACACACGTTTCTCACGCCGTGTGCGCTGATACGTACGACCAGCAAAGCTACTCTCGGAAGGCAAACGGAGTGTGGGAGTTGAGATATGGCTGACAATGACTACTGGTGATTCAAAGAAGTGTGAGCAGGCTAACGGCGAAACGAGTGACCCCGAACAAAGCTAGGAGGTGACAGTTTTTCTGGTATAAATCTCCAAGACTCACGCATGTGTgcccgacgacggcgctctgcatgcatgcagcgtgtgcatgccgcctgcggacgcaCCCAAGACACTTTAAACGGGTCTCTGCGAGCTTCGAGTTCCTCAACTTTACGCAGAATGCTCGTTTGAGCGGCTCGCTCCCCTGGCGTTCGGCACCGGGGCTGCAACGCTATCGGCGAGGAGGTTCACGAgttcgcagccggcgccagGGCGATTTTTCCTCGTTCTACTGTCAGCTCAGTCAGGTGTTGTTTATTAGAGTCCGCACGTCTGttgtcgccgccttccaggTGTCCACGCCCGTATCCCAATTGAGGTGTATTCGGGCGGCTCTTCGGTACTGTGTATCGGTGCGTGTCGCTGCCCTCTCGCGATTTCTCCTCTTTGTCGTGTGTCCGCCTATCTCAGACCCCAAAACGGCCGGTGTTTGCGTCGACTGCTCTGTGGTTTGCCAGGGCATCGCTCCccggcctctctcttccccTCTCTTTGTCTCATTTTTCTTCGATTTGACTTGCTTCCAAGTGTCTGTACGCTCCACCACCGGCTCCACCACCGCAGGCAAAATGGCGGGAGAAATGTTTGTCATCGGGAATCCCCTGCTGGACATGGTCGCCGAGGTTccgctctccttcctcgAGAAATTCTCCctgaagcgcggcgaggcgactcTCGCTGAGTCGACGCAGAAACCGCTCTACGGTGAACTAGAGCAAAATTTTGAAGTGACTTTCTTGCCTGGAGGAAGCGGCCTGAACACGGCCCGCGTGACTCAAGCCCTCTTTCAGACGGTACGCGCGGCACATCCAGAAACTGGGTGATAAACAGCCGTGTGTGTATCTTCTTTCGTTAGGGATAGCGGCGACTTCccgctttctcttcgttAATCTACACCTTTTGTATATGCACTTACACACAGAGCTTGAGAGGGATCTATTCGAGCGCGTGTCCTTCAGGCTGTGTAACGATCTGCATTTACTTTGTGCCGCCGCACCGAGCTACGTTCGCATCAAAAGGGATTACTGGCTTATGGACGGCGTTGCTGAGTGATCTAGCTGGGACATGCAGGTGACGTCCCCTTCTTCGTTGAGAAACGAGATGCATCGCGCTGCAGCATGCGCACAAGACACGCGCATGTGCAAGTGTCCATCTGTATAcctccgctgtcgcctgaATCACCTCACTCTGTTTGCAGGCCGCGGGCCGCTCGGACTCTCCCGAGGGTGGTTCGgggcctctgctgcctcaggGTGTCTCTTAATTTGGAAGGGGACAGGAGAAACATAAGAACTGTCAAAGGGCCGTGTCGGCTTCCGGGGCTTCAGCGTCGTTCACACAGCGGAGTTGGGAGACGGTGCGTGTCATTTCCAGTTCGGTGTCGATTGCAAGCGCTGTCTGCGAGTGGCACTCGGTCCTGTTCGTTTGCCTTTCGTGGCTCCTTTCAGCGGTCTACTGTCGATCGAGCCGCACGTTAACGCCtggcttctctctcctctctgtgttCAGCGCGGGGCGGTCGCGTACAGAGGAGCCGTTGGGAACGACAAGCACGGTCAGCAGCTGACGGAGCTCTGCGAGAAAGAAGGtgagcgcagagaggctgaGAGACCGAGCAGCGTGTCGCCCACGGAGGCACTCAATCGACTCAATCGAAAACGCGAAGCGGTCCAGCGCGCctggaagggggggggggggggaggttCAGGTGCGCGACCCGGGATTCCCGATGACAAACATTTCTCCTGCCATTTTGCCTGGGGCGATGGAGGGTGCAGACACTTGAAAGGCTCTCCTGCGTCCACGCGGAAACGTCGCCCCTTCCCGCGGTCTGTGCGCGCGTGGATGCGAAACTGTTTTATCTGATATGCGTCGGAGTGTCAGGTCGGTCCGGAGGACTCCCCGAGAGAGCGGTCTTTGCTTGCCCGACGAGGTCATGGTCAAGTGATTTTCGTCTTTCAGCACGAGGGGCGGCGACTGTCACGCTGGACCTCTGGTGGCGCCCCTCCACCTTCTCTGCGTTTGACTGGGATGCCCCTTCACATACCACTCTGACTGGAACGTGTGCGTGGGCGTCTTgtgcctctcgcgtctgctgcaggcgtggCTGTCCGCTTCTCGGTTATCCCTGAGCAAGAAacgggcgtctgcgcagtGTTGGTGAACGAAAAAGAGCGCAGCTTGTGCACGGagctcggcgcctgcctctcctttCGCCTCCCTGAGGACTGGCTAGCCCTCGCGCCCAACGCCCGCGTCTTCTACGCGGCAGCCTACGCTCtttcggcgtcgccggaCGTAAGCCACtggctcgctcgcgcagccgcggagcgaCACGCCGGCGCGTAGGTGGCAGAGGACGCAAACGGAGAATCGGGTGGCGACCGCGCACACCGAAGGCCCGGGTGGCGCGTCCCACCGTTGAGGTTATCTTCGGCGCCGACAGAAGACACTGCAGGacccgtcgcgggcgccgcaacGTGCACACCctaaacatatatatatatatatatatatatatatataggtggATAGATGCCGAGAGGCAGGAATGAGAGATGTGTGGGAACGAGGAGATGCATCGATGCGTGTAGTGATCTTTCACGAGCCGCACTCGCGCGTATGTGTGGGTGACTGTTAACGAGCCCAACTGGGCTCCGCCTCGTCCACATCGCGTGGAATCTGACTCGACGCCTACGCTCTTCTTACGCCTGGATGCATTTGTCTGGTTTTTCTACAGAACGTCCTGGGGCTGGCGCGCCACTGTGCACGCCGGCCTGACGCCGTGTTTGCCTTCAACTTGTCTGCGGGTTTTTGCATCGAGCTGTACAAGGACGCGATGACTGCGCTCTTTCCTCTGACGAATATTCTTATCGGCAACAACGAGGAGTACGAGCTGTTTGCGCGCGTCCACGGCTTGGTGCCT
Proteins encoded:
- a CDS encoding uncharacterized protein (encoded by transcript BESB_029200), whose protein sequence is MRLVPRQLDSTVCLRCRLDSSASHRAVTGTHVGTDAAEHLSNLRSVLRQPASRELVPLHSLSGGSLQLLPPALPSSALRASFPAASQSRLRPVSPSLSFCSRTFFPRTFTSVSAGSAGKQRELLRESGRGRWYVGGGVQSGFSICPLELKNLQKAHFSGRVVLVRTLAEDALACKALLSTAVSPRSSASPSVSARLPRSSSPASSSPPPGRSSSEIVLGYDSEHDPLTLAARGGLPPGLSLFASLAPRPPLALIQLASPSVACIWQLGALGGLPRGLRSLLLRSDVRKVTQGAVGEVEALQREFGLAPKNFLCLHAAAVALGCATNSRSLQALTGVFLRKFLDKTHQLSTWSQDTLTPEQCAYAATDAYVSRQILFAMRERVTQRDVMNLVEAQATVQARAEPKPPSRPEPASQNSDAGLDGDLHHSAAASADARGMQHDSGGMSSVSQATAQAVEAGNRRSSSAKAEASAERAREAEEAPGDAALTPSHLRGFRHAENEDVFIATVSRQESKASPAARRASAHRATDASAPADADASSAKGDAAVEGGRPAAGAWIATEVRRQAWRELKDLCMERGWRLECERLESCRKGFKSVFSVNCSLDGVYSAKSLEGHANLRDAQNDAATQMLSLLAPLCKKPSLL
- a CDS encoding kinase, pfkB family protein (encoded by transcript BESB_029210), with amino-acid sequence MAGEMFVIGNPLLDMVAEVPLSFLEKFSLKRGEATLAESTQKPLYGELEQNFEVTFLPGGSGLNTARVTQALFQTRGAVAYRGAVGNDKHGQQLTELCEKEGVAVRFSVIPEQETGVCAVLVNEKERSLCTELGACLSFRLPEDWLALAPNARVFYAAAYALSASPDNVLGLARHCARRPDAVFAFNLSAGFCIELYKDAMTALFPLTNILIGNNEEYELFARVHGLVPDDAKEVSALNDTQAVEICKGALGLLTSGAQAGARKLAVMTRGKKSVIAAEKLADGTVVVYEEETPAVPDDKLVDTNGAGDAFAGGFLYGFLRGRSVRESIACGDFCAGNVIMHEGFAFDFSSCPFR